From the genome of Myxococcales bacterium:
TCTCTCAAGGGGCTGTGGCCGGTACTCCAGCGCGGGGGGCAGATCGTGGCGCTCGACGCTGAAGCGCCCACGACCGAAGAGGCGGAGTGGCCGGTCGTGCAGGTAGCTGACCGGAGCGTGGACCGGCTCGGCTCGTCGCTGCTCCGCTTTTTGCTGGTGCTGATGGCGGAAGCCGCCTACGAGCTCCGCATGCCCGACGAGCGCCCGGAACCGGAGGGGCAGCAGGATACCGAGTTGCGACTCCGCCGGCTGGAGCTGGCGCGTGAGCGCTGCGACCTGGACCCTCAGCTCTCCGACCACTGGGTGGACTTCGCCGACTTGCTGGAAGAAGCGGGCGATAAACGAGGGGCACAGCAGGCACTCGAACGGGGCCTGGCCGCAGCGCATCCTCCGGGCCCGGCGTTGCTGACCGGCCTCGGCTTTCGTGCTTTGTTGGCAGGCGACCTGGAGGCGGCCCGCAACGCGCTAGAAGACGCCGTGTCTCTCGAGGCCATGACCGCCAGGGATGACGATGCCCGTCTCGACGCGGCGGCGATGCTTCTGCTCGTCGCCAAGGAGAGCGGCGACTCGCAACTGGGTAAACGGGCGCGGTCGACGCTGAAGAACGCCATGGCCGCCACGGGGGCCTACTGGCGGGCCGAGGCCGTGCGCGCCCTGGCGGTGGGGGACGGGACGAGGGCCGACCTTGCTCTTCGCCTGGTGGACCTCCTCATCCCCGAGGATACCGACGCTGCGGTCCTCGCCGGCGCGAGCCCGGCCGTTCGCGCCTCCGTGGCGGCCATCGTACGGGCCCGGACGGCGCTCGACGACGGTGACTTCGACGCCGCCGCCCGAGCGGCCCGCGAGGCCATCGGGGCCTGCGGGAGTTTGGCCATCGCGCACGCGTTGCTGGCAGAGGCGCTCAATGCGCTTCGCAGCAAGCAGGCCGTAGACTACGCCCGCCGCGCCATCGAGCTGAACCCCGCTCTCGTCGATGGCTGGCGCGAATTGGGTGATGCCCACATCGAGGGCCGCAACATGGCTTCCGCCATCGAGGCGTTCGATGAAGGCATAAAGCGAGACCCGGCTTACGGTCTATTGCATGCAAAAAAAGCTCAGGCGCTGCTCGAGCAGGGCCGGCGTATCGAGGCGCTCGAAGCGATAGGCAACGCTAGCGAACTTGGGGGGGATGCGTTCTTTCTGGCTGCGGTGCGGGGTGACATCCTGTCCGCGATGGAACGGCACAAGGAGGCGGCGGAAAGCTACGATCAGGCGCTCATCTACGAGCCCGAAGATCACTGGACGCTGCACCAGGGCGCGCTGGAACACGCTCAAGCGGAAAACCTCGAAAGGGCTGCGGAGCTCTTCGAGTTGGCGCTGCGCCACGACCACGACGGTTGCCATCAGACGCTCATCGACTATGCGCAGCTCATGCGGCAGGCGGGGCGGATCGGGGACGCGGTTCGCTTGTACCGACGTGCCGTGGCCGCGGCGCCCTACGAACAACAATGGCGTACTTGGCTCAAAGAGGCAGAGGCCGAACTCAAGGCAGCGCCGAACTGACCTTCGTTCGTATTTGAAGACGGGGCGTTACCCACAGGACGTCACCCGGCGGCACGAAGTGGGCGTATGAATTGGCCTATGATCGGAGTGGGCGCTACCCTTTGTTTATGAGCGGTCAGTCGTTGCCGATGGCGCCGATGGCTTTGGCCGCCCCGACAGGGACAGGGCAAAAGCCTGCCGCGGGCCCCGAGGCCGTCCAACACCGCGAGCTCCTCGACGGGGAGTTCTGGAGGCGCATCCCTGCCTACGCGGATGTGGGGCGGCAGGAGTTTTACGACCACCAGTGGCAGGCCAAGCACAGCATCACCAGCGTGGGAAAGTTGCTGTCCGCGGTGCAGGCGTTGGTTCCCCCTGCCTTCATTGCGGATGCGGAGGAGGGGTTCCGGCGTGCGCCGATGTCGGTGCGTGTGTCACCTTACCTCCTCTCTCTCATCGACTGGAGTGACCCCGTCGCCGACCCTCTTCGCACTCAATTCATTCCTCTGGCCAGTAGCCGTCTTCCCGACCATCC
Proteins encoded in this window:
- a CDS encoding tetratricopeptide repeat protein — its product is MTDPAKSLLLRFERALHELDASVDLQPASAQADVAGRLSARLGRPVPQGVAAFFGAYDGGTISRKTGEQGQAELLVRFITFDEAVSLCEQGGASLKGLWPVLQRGGQIVALDAEAPTTEEAEWPVVQVADRSVDRLGSSLLRFLLVLMAEAAYELRMPDERPEPEGQQDTELRLRRLELARERCDLDPQLSDHWVDFADLLEEAGDKRGAQQALERGLAAAHPPGPALLTGLGFRALLAGDLEAARNALEDAVSLEAMTARDDDARLDAAAMLLLVAKESGDSQLGKRARSTLKNAMAATGAYWRAEAVRALAVGDGTRADLALRLVDLLIPEDTDAAVLAGASPAVRASVAAIVRARTALDDGDFDAAARAAREAIGACGSLAIAHALLAEALNALRSKQAVDYARRAIELNPALVDGWRELGDAHIEGRNMASAIEAFDEGIKRDPAYGLLHAKKAQALLEQGRRIEALEAIGNASELGGDAFFLAAVRGDILSAMERHKEAAESYDQALIYEPEDHWTLHQGALEHAQAENLERAAELFELALRHDHDGCHQTLIDYAQLMRQAGRIGDAVRLYRRAVAAAPYEQQWRTWLKEAEAELKAAPN